CGGGTGTAGTCGCTGTCGCTGGAGACTATGCAGAAGCCGTCAACGGATCCGGCGTGCAGCAGGTCCATGGCGTCGATGATCAGAGCACTGTCCGTGGCGTTCTTACCCACCGTGTAACGGAACTGCTGTATCGGCTGGATGGCAAAGGTCTGCAGACCCTTCTTCCACGAGGACATCTGAGGCAACGTCCAGTCCCCGTAGATGCGCCGGGTCGTCACGATCCCGTACTTGGCGACCTCGGCCAGGATGTCCTCTATGAGGGAGGGTTGGGCATTGTCGCCGTCGATGAGCAGTGCTATCTGGCCGGAGCGTGACGCGCGCCTCGCCATGTACTGAGCATCTTCTTGGGTCACCTTGGTCGATTCTCCTTGCTGAGAGCGTTCAGCCTAGATATTGCTTCCGCATAGGCACCGGCACGTCCCTACTCGGGGCCTACTTGGGACCCATCCTGATCCCGCCGTCCATGCGGATGGTCTCGCCGTTCATGTACCGGTGGGTGACCAGGAACATCACCACCTTGGCGTACTCGTCGGGACGGCCCAGGCGCTTGGGGTGCAGGACCTGGCGGCCCAGCGACTCCTTGGCCGGTTCAGGCAGGCCGGCCAGGAGGGGGGTGTCGATGATCCCGGGGGCGATGGTGCTGACCCGGATCCCGAGGACCGAGAGATCCCGGGCGATCGGCAGGGTCATCCCCACGATCCCGCCCTTGGACGCCGAGTAGGCGGCCTGGCCGATCTGGCCGTCGTAGGCGGCCACCGAGGCCGTGTTGATGATGGCGCCCCGGTCGTTGTGCTCGTCGGGCTCGTTCCCCATCATCGCCGAGGCGGCGACCCGGATCGTGTTGAAGGTCCCCACCAGGTTGATGTCGATCACCTTGCGGAACTGGGCCAGCGAGTGGGGGGTTCCGTCCCGGGCGAGAGTACGGCAGGGCGGTCCGATCCCGGCGCAGTTGACGACCACCCGTATCTCGCCCAGCCCGGCGGCCGCGTCGACCCCGGCCACCATGTCGTCCTCGCTGGTCACGTCACAATGGGCGAAGATGCCGCCCAGCTCGCCGGCGACCGCTTTGCCGAGGTCGTCGTTGACGTCGAGGATCGCCACCTTCGCGCCCTCGGCGGCCAGCGCCCGGGCGGCTGCCGCCCCGAGGCCCGAAGCCCCTCCGGTCACCACCGCCACAGCTCCATTGAGGTCCATACCGTGCTTACCTTCCTTCCTAAGTCCCCGAAGCTAACCGGCCGCAAGGCTAGTGAACTTCAGATGTCGATCGGGGGACGGTGGTGGGCGTGGGTAGGTGTTGTACGTGGGTCCACATGCGGTCTGGGATGGGGCACGTCAGGATGTGGAGGGCTTCATGTCCGGTCTGGCCTCAGGCCTGATGAGCCGGAAGCCCGATCACGCCATTCGGTGTCAGATATGAGAATGATAAAATTAGTTCGCTATCAGACGCTATGAATGCCGATTTGAACGCTAGCTTAAAGCTGTATTGATGGACAAACACATCTCGTGAGGGGTGTAGACCTTCATGACGTCGATCTTCTAGAATCGAGAGGGAAGGAGCGAGCGGATGGACTCACAACTCGTTGACTTGGGGAGCCTCCTCGCTGTGGTGGGCATCCTCTGGGGGGTGATAGCTTCGTCGACCAAGGGCCTGAACCGTCGCCTCGATAAGCAGGATGAGCTCATGAACCGTCGCCTCGATAAGCAGGACGAGCTCATGAACCGTCGCCTCGATAAGCAGGATGGGGTACTGGCCGGGGTGGATACCCGCCTAACCCGGGTTGAGAACGGTCAGATCGAGCTCAAATCGGGTCAAGCCGGGTTGAAGGAGGGTCAGGCCGGGTTGAAGGAGGGTGTGGCCGGGCTGAGGGAGGGTCAGGCATCTATCGGCGGCAACATCATCCAGATAGTGGGCGATCTGGGCGAGGTCAGGGGCGAGTTGAAGAGGATCGCTCCCCGGGAGAAGGTTACGGCAGGCGGTTCGTAGCCGGCTGCCGGCCGACAGCGGTCAGTGGTGGGTCTGTGAAACAGCGGGGGGCGCTCCGACAGCTATCGCGCTCGG
This region of bacterium genomic DNA includes:
- a CDS encoding NYN domain-containing protein, producing the protein MARRASRSGQIALLIDGDNAQPSLIEDILAEVAKYGIVTTRRIYGDWTLPQMSSWKKGLQTFAIQPIQQFRYTVGKNATDSALIIDAMDLLHAGSVDGFCIVSSDSDYTR
- a CDS encoding SDR family oxidoreductase, whose protein sequence is MDLNGAVAVVTGGASGLGAAAARALAAEGAKVAILDVNDDLGKAVAGELGGIFAHCDVTSEDDMVAGVDAAAGLGEIRVVVNCAGIGPPCRTLARDGTPHSLAQFRKVIDINLVGTFNTIRVAASAMMGNEPDEHNDRGAIINTASVAAYDGQIGQAAYSASKGGIVGMTLPIARDLSVLGIRVSTIAPGIIDTPLLAGLPEPAKESLGRQVLHPKRLGRPDEYAKVVMFLVTHRYMNGETIRMDGGIRMGPK